In Deinococcus roseus, the following are encoded in one genomic region:
- a CDS encoding MerR family transcriptional regulator, whose product MDARMDYSIEDITRLTGFSKHTLRYYEKAGLLDPIDRNTSGHRRYTEQDLGRLNFLGKLRTTGMSIQDMRLYIELLRQGDHTRVERLNILEHHHTQVSEQIAALQDALKAIEYKIQLYRKTSN is encoded by the coding sequence ATGGATGCAAGAATGGATTACAGCATTGAAGACATCACCCGCCTCACCGGGTTTTCCAAACACACCCTCAGGTACTACGAAAAAGCTGGACTGCTGGACCCCATTGACCGCAACACCAGCGGACACCGCAGGTACACCGAACAGGACCTGGGCCGCCTGAACTTTCTGGGGAAACTCCGCACCACAGGCATGAGCATCCAGGACATGCGCCTCTACATTGAACTTCTCAGGCAGGGAGACCACACCCGGGTGGAACGCCTCAACATCCTGGAGCATCACCACACCCAGGTCTCCGAACAGATTGCTGCACTGCAGGACGCCCTGAAAGCCATTGAGTACAAGATTCAGCTTTACCGCAAGACCAGCAACTGA
- a CDS encoding organic hydroperoxide resistance protein: MKALYTAQATVEGGRDGTVRTRDGKLHLQLSTPKVLGGKGGEATNPEELFAAGYAACFQSALQLVAFKQKTPLPSNGSITASVDLGKLDSGIFNLAVELQIHLPGMDQQVAQELLEKAHQICPYSNATRGNIEVKLTLQTAETVGI; encoded by the coding sequence ATGAAAGCCCTCTACACTGCACAGGCCACCGTTGAAGGTGGAAGAGACGGCACCGTTCGCACCAGAGACGGCAAACTTCACTTGCAACTCAGCACCCCAAAAGTCCTGGGGGGCAAAGGGGGAGAAGCCACCAACCCGGAAGAACTGTTTGCTGCAGGATATGCAGCCTGCTTCCAGAGTGCCCTGCAACTGGTGGCCTTCAAACAGAAAACCCCTCTTCCCAGCAACGGCAGCATCACCGCCTCTGTAGATCTGGGAAAACTGGACAGTGGCATTTTCAATCTGGCTGTGGAATTGCAGATTCACCTGCCCGGCATGGACCAGCAGGTGGCCCAGGAACTGCTGGAAAAAGCCCACCAGATCTGCCCTTACAGCAATGCCACCCGCGGCAACATCGAGGTGAAGCTCACTTTGCAGACCGCCGAAACTGTGGGCATTTGA
- a CDS encoding S8 family peptidase, translating to MSRKIKLGFALLALTLGACAQQSLPETHDLPLPRVTTGEKKAPVLDVDPAAVVAQKYIVVLKKPAAGIAAQGILKLSRAAIAEKLGISKTGGQVQKIFTEAVYGFSAQLNAAQLAALAQNPQVSYIQPVQKVRKQGTQSNPPSWGLDRIDQRDLPLNNSYTYATDGSGVTAYVVDTGIQTSHSNFGGRASVGIDTVGDGKAGIDCDGHGTHVAGIIGSNTYGVAKNVKLVSVRVLDCEGSGSMDGVIEGIDWVIKNAKKPAVVNISLGSEADATLDQAVKNAIQSGLTVVLAAGNQDDDACKYSPARVPEALTVGATDSGDKRTYFSNKGSCVDLFAPGLAITSTVLNNQTDAYSGTSMAGPHVAGAVALYLAGHTSSTPAQVTAAILGNTTPNKVSDPAGSPNKLLYIGSEPVTTTPPPTTTGPCSGANCTTYTGKFNAEGEYYFPPANDYFEYSGGTLKAWMKGPSGTDFDLYLYKWNGSDWEVVGVSESPTSEESITYTGTSGYYIWLVTSYTGTGSYTFWMQK from the coding sequence ATGTCCAGAAAAATCAAACTGGGATTTGCACTGCTTGCCCTCACCCTGGGGGCCTGTGCCCAACAATCCCTGCCTGAAACCCATGACCTTCCCCTTCCCAGAGTCACCACTGGAGAGAAAAAAGCCCCTGTGCTGGATGTGGACCCTGCTGCTGTGGTGGCCCAGAAATACATTGTGGTGCTGAAAAAGCCTGCAGCAGGGATTGCCGCTCAGGGCATCCTCAAACTGTCCAGAGCAGCCATTGCCGAAAAACTGGGCATCAGCAAAACCGGAGGGCAGGTGCAGAAAATCTTCACCGAGGCCGTTTATGGTTTCAGTGCCCAGTTGAATGCTGCACAACTGGCAGCGCTGGCCCAGAATCCCCAGGTGTCTTACATTCAGCCTGTGCAGAAAGTGCGCAAGCAGGGCACCCAGAGCAACCCGCCTTCCTGGGGTCTGGACCGCATTGACCAGCGGGATTTGCCCCTTAACAACAGTTACACCTATGCCACCGATGGTTCAGGCGTGACAGCTTACGTGGTGGACACCGGAATCCAGACCTCACACAGCAATTTTGGTGGTCGGGCCAGTGTGGGCATCGACACCGTGGGAGATGGCAAAGCTGGCATCGACTGCGATGGTCACGGCACCCACGTGGCCGGGATCATTGGAAGCAACACCTATGGAGTTGCGAAGAACGTCAAACTGGTCTCGGTGCGGGTGCTGGACTGTGAAGGTTCAGGCAGCATGGATGGGGTCATCGAGGGCATCGACTGGGTGATCAAGAACGCCAAAAAACCCGCTGTAGTGAACATCAGCCTGGGTTCTGAAGCAGATGCCACCCTGGACCAGGCGGTCAAGAATGCCATCCAGTCCGGTCTGACGGTGGTGCTTGCTGCTGGCAACCAGGACGATGATGCCTGCAAATACAGCCCTGCCCGTGTCCCAGAAGCCCTCACTGTGGGAGCCACCGATTCTGGAGACAAACGCACCTACTTTTCCAACAAGGGAAGCTGTGTGGATCTGTTCGCTCCGGGTCTGGCCATCACTTCCACGGTGCTGAACAACCAGACCGATGCCTACAGTGGCACCAGCATGGCTGGACCCCATGTGGCAGGCGCAGTGGCCCTTTACCTTGCTGGTCACACTTCATCCACTCCTGCACAGGTGACGGCGGCCATTCTGGGGAACACCACCCCCAACAAGGTTTCCGACCCTGCTGGCAGCCCCAACAAACTGCTGTACATTGGCAGCGAACCCGTCACCACCACCCCTCCACCCACCACCACCGGTCCCTGCTCGGGAGCCAACTGCACCACCTACACCGGAAAATTCAACGCCGAGGGGGAATACTACTTCCCACCGGCCAACGATTACTTCGAGTACTCTGGCGGCACCCTGAAAGCCTGGATGAAAGGCCCCTCTGGCACCGATTTTGATCTGTACCTCTACAAGTGGAATGGGTCTGACTGGGAAGTGGTGGGCGTCTCCGAAAGCCCCACCAGCGAGGAAAGCATCACCTACACCGGAACCAGTGGGTATTACATCTGGCTGGTGACCTCCTACACAGGCACCGGGTCTTACACCTTCTGGATGCAAAAGTAA
- a CDS encoding DMT family transporter: MFLIWLLAILAGTLLPLQLLVNSTLAHASGSSLFAAMVSMTGGTLILLFTGRARGFSVATIRSAPPGIWLGGFWGSIYILTSIIVTQHLGTAWTVVLLITTQTVLSLLIDHFGAFGLPRKPFDLKRAVAALLLVAAVYLKGMP, from the coding sequence GTGTTCCTGATCTGGCTGCTGGCGATCCTGGCTGGAACCCTGCTCCCCTTGCAACTGCTGGTGAACTCCACGCTGGCCCACGCTTCTGGATCTTCTCTGTTTGCTGCCATGGTTTCCATGACCGGAGGCACCCTGATTTTGCTGTTCACCGGACGGGCCAGGGGGTTTTCGGTGGCCACCATCCGCAGTGCCCCTCCTGGCATCTGGCTGGGCGGGTTCTGGGGCAGCATTTACATCCTGACCAGCATCATCGTGACCCAGCACCTCGGGACTGCCTGGACGGTGGTCCTCCTGATCACCACCCAGACCGTGCTGAGCCTGCTGATTGACCACTTCGGGGCTTTTGGATTGCCCCGCAAACCTTTTGACCTGAAACGGGCAGTGGCCGCATTGCTGCTGGTGGCTGCCGTGTACCTGAAAGGAATGCCATGA
- a CDS encoding DMT family transporter: MIFLGLLAGTAAWLGLMFNVRFTQHHGNRWHTTFLNFLLGAICTGAVFLFSHPGGLASGPWWSYLGGLVGIGFVIAGVIFTPKLGGTGWLVASVLGQVIMSQVLDRLVLNRHLSWHQILSGLLLIVAMWLLMEKKNGTSDRAN; this comes from the coding sequence ATGATCTTCCTGGGCCTGCTTGCGGGAACAGCCGCCTGGCTGGGCCTGATGTTCAATGTGCGCTTCACGCAGCACCACGGGAACCGCTGGCACACCACTTTTCTGAACTTCCTGCTGGGGGCCATCTGCACCGGAGCTGTCTTTCTGTTCAGCCATCCCGGAGGGCTGGCCAGTGGTCCCTGGTGGTCTTACCTGGGTGGGCTGGTGGGCATCGGTTTTGTGATTGCCGGGGTGATCTTCACGCCCAAACTGGGCGGAACTGGCTGGCTGGTGGCCAGTGTGCTGGGACAGGTGATCATGTCGCAGGTGCTGGACCGTCTGGTGTTGAACCGGCACCTGTCCTGGCACCAGATCCTTTCTGGCCTGCTTTTGATTGTGGCCATGTGGCTGCTGATGGAGAAGAAAAATGGAACATCCGATCGAGCAAATTGA
- a CDS encoding MarR family winged helix-turn-helix transcriptional regulator has protein sequence MEHPIEQIEAQWKARHPELPLEEILTLIVLHRASHKLMKEHDQFLSSFGLNHAAADVLLSLYRSAPAEGLTLAKLASVMAVTPPAMTARIDKLLDSGWIAKDLDPEDRRVFKIRLTEEGTQLVQKMFPLHIQDKQKVFEGFSAEELSVLRKLLTRLTE, from the coding sequence ATGGAACATCCGATCGAGCAAATTGAAGCCCAGTGGAAAGCCAGACACCCCGAACTTCCTCTGGAAGAAATCCTCACCCTGATTGTGCTGCACCGGGCCAGCCACAAGCTGATGAAAGAACACGACCAGTTTCTCTCTTCGTTTGGCCTGAACCATGCTGCAGCAGATGTGCTCCTGAGTTTGTACCGCTCTGCTCCTGCTGAAGGCCTGACCCTGGCAAAACTTGCCTCGGTGATGGCCGTGACCCCGCCAGCCATGACAGCACGCATCGACAAATTGCTGGATTCTGGCTGGATTGCCAAGGACCTCGATCCGGAAGACCGCCGGGTTTTCAAAATCCGCCTGACCGAAGAAGGCACACAACTGGTGCAAAAGATGTTCCCCCTGCACATTCAGGACAAGCAGAAGGTGTTCGAGGGGTTTTCTGCAGAGGAACTCTCGGTGTTGCGCAAGCTGCTCACCCGCCTGACCGAATGA
- a CDS encoding TetR family transcriptional regulator has translation MRRARSDTQKENRKLQILDSALELWHTTPYTDITMQMVAKTSDLAKGTLYLYFQSKEELFLEILKVKLLDWFAELHGLMQPPLTPERMVASLSETLRDKDDMLRLLGMLSGVLEAGITVEAGLNFKMWMNGELAKLGGLLEAALPVRNGVQVLMHLYGTIMGLYQTANLPVPLKEALQLNPELACLLLDFHQELKLAALALLKGHLAATETPMLLQD, from the coding sequence ATGCGAAGAGCCAGAAGCGACACCCAAAAAGAGAACCGCAAGTTGCAGATTCTGGACAGCGCACTCGAACTGTGGCACACCACCCCCTACACCGACATCACCATGCAGATGGTCGCAAAAACCAGCGATCTGGCCAAAGGCACCCTGTACCTGTACTTCCAGAGCAAAGAAGAGCTGTTTCTGGAAATCCTCAAGGTCAAATTGCTGGACTGGTTTGCAGAACTGCATGGACTGATGCAGCCTCCCCTCACACCAGAACGCATGGTGGCCAGCCTCAGTGAGACCCTGAGAGACAAAGATGACATGCTGCGCCTGCTGGGCATGCTTTCCGGGGTGCTGGAAGCTGGAATCACCGTGGAAGCGGGCCTGAACTTCAAAATGTGGATGAATGGCGAACTGGCAAAACTGGGGGGCCTGCTGGAAGCTGCCCTGCCCGTGCGAAACGGCGTCCAGGTTCTGATGCATTTGTACGGCACCATCATGGGCCTGTACCAGACCGCCAACCTGCCTGTTCCATTAAAAGAAGCCCTGCAGCTCAATCCCGAGCTGGCCTGTTTGCTGCTGGATTTTCACCAGGAACTGAAACTGGCAGCTCTGGCCTTGCTGAAAGGGCACCTTGCTGCAACTGAAACCCCCATGCTGCTGCAGGACTGA
- a CDS encoding G8 domain-containing protein gives MRKTLLLVLTATLVSCNIVHPHPTDHTLESQAITFVKWSDPATWGGKVPVAGDTVTIPAGKAVLLDVSPPALRGVEVNGMLSFDPALNLMLKTDYLMVMGALQVGTEAAPIQGKAEIVLTSNNLADNIHSMGAKVLGAMGGGTIDIHGQPTLRSWTKLNGTVAVGSKTITVQDPVNWKVGDAIIITSSSFYNPYSPKSQTEQRLITAISGNTLTLNQGLTYGHWGADAAGVNEQAEVGLLSRNVLIHSDDSVLDTTTPAGSISKGGHLMAMVGSKVRIENAEFRDMGQKSVFGRYPIHFHQLSDGGLGSYVRNNSIWRTYNRCVVIHGTNKLILENNVMYNSTGHCVYFEEGTETGNTIRNNVVAYVKALKDAARLIPTDDRPAAYWITRPGNYLSGNSASEAHIGYWYALPEKPIPFGRGTQDLAWMDSIYPRREALGYFDSNVAHSNWQGLFVDGAIASTLCDGTMSRNTCKDHSNLSLLKDAGAVNYAPRQKPAQDYNFTSTDAAVLNLPVVASFNNFTAYKHRNQAVWLRGSYQQLNKPRMADNKIGAIFAASRVYLNYGLVVGSTPNTLGDAADIEPRTGFQFYDGHVGVRNTLFRNFTTPQSAALGYLRHTSFSLVAQNYASGLTFENSNRVYLDTPPAPVFNATTEDSKDGYRGAVFYDHDGSVTGATDTYVTVNHPFLTNSSCSFKTEWNAYTCRNTYLNLGLRILDTTEVTTPTAPYKVLRSDGPSIDLWGTPNGVGTPNNSFQTRLIATRGGTVPRYVYQLQSGTGAVPTKYLASLTLDSLPTDALFIKTVPTASAANSWVELVLPFNGPAYVYRTYYFGYNSGKGLNKVAIRSDLYKGTMGDTYYQDAAGIHVIFTFRDLTTSQFTSFHVCQTLKCE, from the coding sequence ATGCGAAAAACTCTCCTGCTGGTCCTTACTGCCACACTGGTTTCTTGCAACATCGTCCATCCGCATCCCACCGACCACACCCTGGAGAGCCAGGCCATCACTTTTGTGAAATGGTCCGACCCTGCCACGTGGGGCGGAAAAGTTCCTGTGGCTGGAGACACCGTCACCATTCCCGCCGGAAAAGCAGTGCTGCTGGATGTCAGCCCTCCAGCCCTCAGGGGCGTGGAAGTCAATGGCATGCTCAGCTTTGACCCGGCCCTCAACCTGATGCTCAAAACCGACTACCTGATGGTGATGGGGGCTTTGCAGGTGGGCACCGAGGCCGCACCCATCCAGGGCAAAGCCGAAATCGTGCTGACCAGCAACAACCTGGCAGACAACATCCACAGCATGGGGGCCAAAGTGCTGGGGGCCATGGGAGGGGGCACCATCGACATCCACGGGCAGCCCACCCTGCGCAGCTGGACCAAACTGAATGGCACCGTGGCGGTGGGCAGCAAAACCATCACCGTACAGGACCCGGTGAACTGGAAGGTGGGAGATGCCATCATCATCACCTCCAGCAGTTTCTACAACCCTTACAGCCCCAAATCCCAGACCGAACAGAGATTGATCACTGCCATCAGTGGCAACACCCTGACCCTCAACCAGGGCCTCACCTACGGACACTGGGGCGCAGATGCCGCAGGCGTGAACGAACAGGCCGAAGTGGGCCTGCTGAGCCGCAATGTGCTGATCCACAGCGATGACAGCGTGCTGGACACCACCACCCCGGCAGGCTCCATCAGCAAGGGGGGCCACCTGATGGCCATGGTGGGTTCCAAAGTGCGCATCGAGAATGCCGAATTCCGGGACATGGGCCAGAAAAGCGTGTTTGGCCGTTACCCCATCCACTTCCACCAGCTTTCCGATGGGGGTCTGGGGTCGTATGTGCGCAACAACAGCATCTGGCGCACCTACAACCGCTGCGTGGTGATTCACGGCACCAACAAACTGATCCTGGAAAACAACGTGATGTACAACTCCACCGGGCACTGTGTGTACTTTGAAGAAGGCACGGAAACCGGCAACACCATCCGCAACAACGTGGTGGCCTACGTCAAGGCCCTCAAGGACGCTGCACGCCTGATTCCCACCGATGACCGCCCGGCAGCCTACTGGATCACCCGTCCAGGCAATTACCTCAGTGGCAACAGTGCCAGCGAAGCGCACATCGGATACTGGTATGCCCTGCCTGAAAAACCCATTCCCTTCGGACGCGGCACCCAGGACCTTGCCTGGATGGACAGCATCTACCCCCGCCGGGAAGCCCTGGGGTACTTTGATTCCAACGTGGCCCACTCCAACTGGCAGGGGCTTTTTGTGGACGGTGCCATTGCCAGCACCCTCTGTGACGGCACCATGTCCAGAAACACCTGCAAAGACCATTCCAACCTGTCCCTGCTGAAAGACGCTGGCGCGGTGAATTATGCCCCCAGACAGAAACCTGCCCAGGACTACAACTTCACCAGCACCGATGCTGCAGTGCTCAACCTGCCTGTGGTGGCCAGCTTCAACAATTTCACGGCCTACAAACACCGCAATCAGGCCGTGTGGCTGAGGGGAAGTTACCAGCAACTCAACAAACCCAGAATGGCCGACAACAAAATCGGAGCCATTTTTGCAGCTTCCCGTGTGTACCTGAATTACGGCCTGGTGGTGGGCAGCACCCCCAACACCCTGGGAGATGCTGCAGACATTGAACCCCGCACCGGATTCCAGTTCTACGACGGACACGTGGGGGTCAGAAACACCCTGTTCCGCAACTTCACCACCCCCCAGAGTGCTGCGCTGGGCTACCTCAGGCACACCAGTTTCTCGCTGGTGGCGCAGAATTACGCTTCTGGACTGACTTTTGAGAACAGCAACCGGGTGTACCTGGACACCCCACCTGCTCCGGTCTTCAATGCCACCACCGAGGACTCCAAAGATGGTTACCGGGGAGCGGTGTTCTACGACCACGATGGCAGCGTGACGGGTGCAACCGACACTTACGTGACGGTCAACCATCCGTTCCTCACCAACAGTTCCTGCAGCTTCAAAACCGAATGGAACGCCTACACCTGCCGCAACACCTACCTGAACCTGGGCCTGAGGATCCTGGACACCACCGAAGTGACCACCCCCACAGCCCCTTACAAAGTCCTGCGTTCCGATGGTCCCAGCATCGATCTGTGGGGCACACCCAACGGGGTGGGCACACCCAACAATTCCTTCCAGACCCGCCTGATTGCCACCCGTGGCGGCACGGTTCCCCGTTACGTCTATCAGTTGCAGAGCGGAACGGGCGCAGTGCCCACCAAATATCTGGCTTCCCTGACCCTGGACAGCCTTCCCACCGATGCCCTGTTCATCAAGACGGTGCCCACCGCCAGTGCAGCCAATTCCTGGGTGGAACTGGTCTTGCCCTTCAATGGGCCTGCTTACGTGTACCGCACCTACTATTTTGGCTACAACTCGGGCAAAGGGCTCAACAAAGTGGCCATCCGCAGCGACCTCTACAAGGGCACCATGGGCGACACCTACTACCAGGATGCTGCAGGCATTCATGTTATCTTCACCTTCAGGGACCTGACCACCAGCCAATTCACCAGCTTCCATGTGTGCCAGACGCTGAAATGTGAATGA
- a CDS encoding metallophosphoesterase family protein yields MKLAVIADLHANLTATLAVHEDIKRRGMSEIWVLGDLVGKGPRPKEVVDWVANTADRVIMGNWDARVAGASHRPQDIWPRSQLSPGQVSYLANLPFAIEETFGNLLWRFVHASSKGVFHRVYPHSSLPEQREMFYPQPERGLSEFADAVVYADVHEALLVDVEGRPLINTGSVGNPLDSVLATYLVLEFERSGFTMGFARVIYDREEEVTCAERSDMPFVKEYIQEIRTGRYQKRRPRNLEST; encoded by the coding sequence ATGAAACTCGCCGTGATCGCAGATCTTCACGCCAACCTGACAGCAACACTGGCTGTCCACGAGGACATCAAACGGCGGGGGATGAGCGAAATTTGGGTCCTGGGTGACCTGGTGGGCAAAGGCCCCCGTCCAAAAGAAGTGGTGGACTGGGTGGCAAACACTGCCGACCGGGTCATCATGGGCAACTGGGATGCAAGGGTGGCCGGAGCAAGCCACCGGCCCCAGGACATCTGGCCCCGTTCCCAGCTCTCCCCTGGACAGGTGAGCTACCTCGCCAATTTGCCTTTCGCCATTGAAGAGACTTTTGGAAACCTGCTGTGGCGTTTTGTTCATGCCAGTTCCAAAGGGGTGTTTCACAGGGTGTATCCCCACTCCAGCCTCCCTGAGCAGCGGGAAATGTTCTATCCCCAGCCGGAAAGGGGCCTCAGTGAATTTGCAGACGCTGTTGTGTACGCAGATGTGCACGAGGCGCTGCTGGTGGATGTGGAAGGCCGCCCCCTGATCAACACCGGTTCGGTGGGCAATCCGCTGGACAGTGTGCTGGCCACCTACCTGGTTCTGGAATTTGAACGCTCCGGGTTCACCATGGGGTTTGCACGGGTGATTTATGACCGGGAAGAGGAAGTGACCTGTGCAGAGCGCAGCGACATGCCTTTCGTGAAGGAATACATCCAGGAAATCCGCACCGGGCGCTACCAGAAACGCAGGCCCCGCAACCTGGAAAGCACCTGA
- a CDS encoding LysR family transcriptional regulator, which yields MRISQLKAFAVVAETGQFTEAAFSLGISQSSLSDAIAGLEKSLGVKLLQRGRFGAKLTPAGEQILPQVRLTLQAAESIQVTSRQLKGEISGQLTVSVFRSVASQIMPDVIAEMHRQHPAVNIQLLECACEVSVLQQNLTDGCADLTFLPEEDFADHLGWPVLKDPYVALFPEAWAEGLTTVTAEMLASRPLILGNDGNCAVRSQEYLQQKGFRDLRINLVQDELIIFPLVARGMGISLMPRLAVFMLPSGVKMLRLEDPFYRQISVAVRQKAMGNVLVKLLLGILKERLPEAQIPDSLTLTAERQN from the coding sequence ATGAGGATCTCGCAGTTGAAGGCATTCGCTGTTGTGGCAGAAACCGGTCAATTCACCGAGGCCGCTTTTTCTCTGGGCATTTCCCAGTCCTCGCTCAGCGATGCCATTGCAGGACTGGAAAAAAGCCTGGGGGTCAAGCTCTTGCAGCGGGGACGTTTTGGGGCAAAGCTCACCCCCGCAGGAGAACAGATTCTGCCTCAGGTGCGCCTGACCCTGCAAGCTGCAGAAAGCATCCAGGTGACCAGCCGCCAGCTCAAAGGCGAAATTTCCGGGCAACTGACCGTTTCGGTGTTCCGCAGTGTGGCCAGCCAGATCATGCCCGATGTGATTGCCGAGATGCACCGCCAGCATCCTGCGGTGAACATCCAGCTGCTGGAATGCGCCTGCGAGGTTTCAGTTCTGCAGCAAAACCTCACAGATGGATGTGCAGACCTGACCTTCCTGCCAGAAGAGGACTTTGCAGACCATCTGGGCTGGCCTGTGCTCAAAGACCCTTATGTGGCCCTGTTCCCCGAAGCCTGGGCAGAAGGCCTGACCACCGTCACCGCAGAGATGCTGGCCTCCAGACCGCTCATCCTGGGCAACGATGGCAATTGCGCTGTTCGCAGCCAGGAATACCTGCAGCAAAAAGGCTTCCGGGACCTCAGAATCAATCTGGTGCAAGACGAACTGATCATCTTTCCGCTGGTGGCCCGTGGCATGGGCATCAGCCTGATGCCGCGGCTTGCGGTCTTCATGCTGCCCTCTGGTGTGAAAATGCTCAGGCTGGAAGATCCTTTTTACCGCCAGATCAGCGTGGCTGTGCGGCAAAAGGCCATGGGCAATGTGCTGGTGAAACTGCTGCTGGGGATCCTCAAGGAGCGCCTCCCCGAGGCCCAGATTCCAGACAGCCTCACCCTGACTGCAGAACGCCAGAACTAA
- the rplI gene encoding 50S ribosomal protein L9 — protein sequence MSSVKVILLEPQAKLGKAGEVVNVKAGYARNFLVPQGLALPATNSNLKTLAARLKSKEKQLAALKSEAEKLAEELKDLAVVLHVKAGEGKIYGAVTNSDVAEAVNAQTGKALDRHKFVMPKAIKETGEYEVSYKAHHDVSIPVKLTITSH from the coding sequence ATGAGCAGCGTCAAGGTCATTCTGCTGGAACCCCAGGCCAAACTGGGCAAGGCTGGCGAAGTGGTCAACGTCAAAGCTGGCTATGCTCGCAACTTCCTGGTGCCCCAGGGCCTGGCCCTGCCCGCCACCAACAGCAACCTGAAAACCCTGGCTGCCCGCCTGAAGTCCAAAGAGAAGCAACTGGCTGCTCTGAAGTCCGAAGCCGAGAAGCTTGCCGAGGAACTCAAGGACCTGGCTGTGGTGCTGCACGTCAAAGCTGGCGAAGGCAAGATCTACGGTGCCGTCACCAACAGCGACGTGGCCGAGGCTGTCAATGCCCAGACCGGCAAAGCCCTGGACCGTCACAAGTTCGTGATGCCCAAGGCCATCAAGGAAACCGGCGAGTACGAAGTGAGCTACAAAGCCCACCACGACGTGTCCATTCCTGTCAAACTGACCATCACCTCCCACTAA
- the rpsR gene encoding 30S ribosomal protein S18 yields MTEKKPRPKGPKRPRKPKVDPFAIGELEITDYKDVKMLRRFVSDTGKILPRRRTGLSAKNQRRLSGTIKIARQLALIPYTEKLVRK; encoded by the coding sequence ATGACCGAGAAGAAACCCCGTCCAAAAGGACCCAAGCGTCCCCGCAAGCCAAAGGTTGATCCCTTTGCCATCGGAGAGCTGGAAATCACGGACTACAAAGATGTCAAAATGCTCCGCCGCTTTGTCAGCGACACCGGCAAAATCCTGCCCCGTCGCCGCACAGGTCTGAGCGCCAAGAACCAGCGCCGCCTGTCTGGCACCATCAAAATTGCCCGCCAGCTGGCCCTGATTCCCTACACCGAGAAACTGGTGCGCAAATGA
- a CDS encoding single-stranded DNA-binding protein, with the protein MARGMNHVFLVGALARDPELRYTPNGTPVCDLTIAGEDQVLGSDSQTRSLPWYHRVGLMGKPAEAAAEQFKAGSAVVVEGSMEQRAWEDPNGQKRSMISIKALRVDGLARPESDLVRDSGGGFRLQHALNEAVLVGNLGRKPELRYTPSGDAVVGFSIAVSESWKGRDGNWQEKTHWLDINAWRELADLVATLDKGDSVLVHGRIKNETWTDRDGQKRNSTKVEATRVEALTRGPAPSGAVGTTQPAAQKAYGNAGNAAKAAGTQSRSLDIDEGLDNFPPEEEDLPF; encoded by the coding sequence ATGGCTCGAGGAATGAATCACGTTTTTCTTGTTGGAGCACTCGCCCGCGACCCCGAACTGCGTTATACCCCCAACGGAACCCCCGTTTGCGATTTGACCATTGCTGGCGAAGATCAGGTTTTAGGATCTGACAGCCAGACCCGCAGCCTTCCCTGGTACCACCGGGTCGGACTGATGGGCAAGCCCGCCGAAGCCGCCGCTGAACAGTTCAAAGCTGGCAGTGCCGTGGTGGTGGAGGGCAGCATGGAACAGCGCGCCTGGGAAGATCCCAACGGACAGAAACGCAGCATGATCAGCATCAAAGCACTTCGTGTGGATGGGCTTGCCCGTCCTGAAAGTGACCTGGTGCGGGACAGCGGCGGCGGTTTCCGCCTGCAACACGCCCTCAACGAGGCTGTGCTGGTTGGAAATCTGGGGCGCAAGCCCGAACTCCGTTACACCCCCAGTGGGGACGCTGTGGTGGGTTTTTCCATCGCAGTCAGTGAATCCTGGAAGGGCCGTGACGGAAACTGGCAGGAAAAAACGCACTGGCTGGACATCAACGCCTGGCGTGAACTCGCCGACCTGGTGGCCACCCTGGACAAAGGGGATTCGGTGCTCGTGCATGGTCGGATCAAGAACGAAACCTGGACCGACCGTGATGGACAGAAACGCAACTCTACAAAAGTAGAAGCGACTCGCGTCGAAGCTTTAACTCGAGGTCCGGCTCCATCTGGTGCAGTCGGAACCACCCAGCCCGCAGCCCAAAAAGCCTATGGGAATGCAGGCAACGCAGCGAAAGCTGCAGGGACCCAATCGAGAAGCTTGGATATTGATGAGGGCTTAGATAATTTTCCACCAGAGGAAGAAGATCTTCCCTTTTGA